The DNA sequence TCTTAATAAATGAACAGGCAATCATATTTTGTGTTAGTCTAATTATTAAGCAACTACTGAATTTATATTCAGATATTCACAAATAGGAGAATTTTGATTATGACTACCACTACAGTAACTCAAATGAAATGTGCCTGTCCTTCTTGTTTATGTATAGTTGATATTAGTCAAGCAATTTCCAGAGACGGACACTATTATTGTTCAACAGCTTGTGCAGAAGGACACAAGGAAGGAGAAGGATGCGGTCATAGT is a window from the Cyanobacterium sp. Dongsha4 genome containing:
- a CDS encoding metallothionein, with the protein product MTTTTVTQMKCACPSCLCIVDISQAISRDGHYYCSTACAEGHKEGEGCGHSGCGCHS